GCTCGCGGATCGTGACGGTCACCGGGTCGCGCTGCGCCGGGTCGGCCACCCGGTCGTGCCACAGCGTGTTGTCGATGGCCACGACGCCGCCGGGCCGCAGGAGACGCAGCGCCTCCTCGTAGTACTCGGCGTACTCGTTCTTGTCCCCGTCGCAGAAGACGAGGTCGTACGCGCCGTCGGTGAGTCGCGGGAGGACGTCCAGGGCGCGGCCGGTGATCAGCCGGGTGCGCTGGGAGGCGATGCCGGCGTCCAGGAACGACTCCCGCGCCAGCCGCTGGTGCTCGGCCTCGACGTCGACGCTGGTCAGCGTGCCGTCGGGGCGCATACCGCGCAGCATCCAGATGCCGGAGACCCCGCAGCCGGTGCCGATCTCGACGACGGTCCGGGCGCGCAGCACGGAGGTGAGAAACCGCAGCGCCGCCCCGCCACCTTGTCCGATGGGACTCGCCCCGACCTCGGCGGCGCGTGCCCGGGCCTTCGTGAGCACGTCGTCCTCGGCGACGAAACCCTCGGCGTAGGCCCAGGTGTCGGGCTTCATCGTGGAGATAACTGCCTCCTTGGTGGCACGGCGCGCACGTCTGGGCGGCACGTCGTTCGCAGAGATCCGGTCCGGGTGGAAGCCTAGTCCCCTCCTGCCCGGAATCTGTCTGCAACGCCTGGTCAGGACGGTTCTGGTCGCATCCGGGCACGTCCGGGTGGCATTCGGTGACGACGGCGTGACCTGGAGGACACATCCGACCCGCACCCTGAGACCCGGTAAGGGACAAACCCTGAGGTCCCCGAAGCTAAGAAGGGGCTAAGACCAGGGGTGGATCCGAGGCGTTTTGGCCGACCCGCGGGGACAATGGGAGAGCACCGCCGGACCTGCGGCGGGGCGTCGCCTGCTTCATGCGGGCGAACGGAGTGACGATACCGCGGCGGGAGCGCCCCGACGGCGGTGGAAGTTGGGGGAGGTGGTCCGATGGCCGACAATCTCGCGGGCACGGTGCCGGCAGAGACCTGGACGCCTCCGTCCTGGGACGAGATCGTCCGCACACACTCCTCGCGGGTCTACCGGCTCGCATACCGGCTGACCGGCAACCGGCACGACGCCGAGGACCTCACCCAGGAGGTCTTCGTCCGGGTCTTCCGGTCGCTGTCCACCTACACGCCGGGCACCTTCCAGGGCTGGCTGCACCGCATCACCACCAACCTCTTCCTCGACCTGGCCCGCCGCCGGCAGCGGATCCGCTTCGACGCGCTGCCCGACGACGCCCCCGAGCGGCTGCCCGGCTCGGAGCCCAGCCCGGCCCAGGCCTACGACGACCGCCACCTCGACGCCGACATCCAGGCCGCGCTGGAAGCGCTGCCCCCGGAGTTCCGGGCGGCGGTCGTCCTGTGCGACATCGAGGGCCTTTCGTACGAGGAGATCGCGGCGACGCTCGGCGTCAAGCTGGGCACCGTCCGCAGCCGGATCCACCGCGGCCGTTCGCAGCTGCGGGAGGCGCTGGCCCACCGGATGCCGCAGCGCCGCCCCGAGCCGGCCGCTGCCGCGGCCACGGTCGCCGCTGCCACCGCCACGTCCGCCCCCGTGTCCGAGGTCTCCGACCTCACCGATGTCACCGACGTCACCCCCACCGCCGGGTCCGCCGGCACGGCCGACACCGCCGAAAGGACGGTCGCCGCCGAAAGGACCTCCTGGTGACCCACGACCGCGCAGTCCTGTCCGCGCTGGTCGACGGGGAGCTGGACCACGAGGCCCGCGACCAGGTTCATGCCCACCTCGCCCACTGTGCCGAGTGCCGCGACGCCGTGGACGCCGAACGCCGGGTCAAGTCGCTGCTGTCCGGGATGCCCGCGCCCACGGCGTCGGCATCCCTGGAGGCCGGCCTGCTCGCGCTGGCCGAGCCGGCCGGCGTGTCCGGCGAGGAGTCCCCTCGGCCTCTCGGCTCCGGTGCGAGCGCGACCCGGGGCGACCTCGCCCGTACGCCGATCCAGGCCGGCGTCCGGGTCCCGGCCCGCGCGCCGCGACTCGGGCCGTCCGCCGCACACCGTCCACCCGGCCAGCCCGGCACCCGCCGGCCACGCCGGGACAGCCGGCCCGCCGGGCGTTCCCGTCGCCGGCTGACGGTCGGTGTGGCGGGGGCCGCGGCGATGGCGACGATGACGTTCGTGGTGGCGTTCGCCGCCGGGGGCCAGCCGAAGGAGCCCGCACAGGTGAGCGTGGTGCCGCCGGTGCAGCGGTACGCCGTCGACCACGCCGGCTCCGCGGCCGAGGTCCCGCTGACCGATCCCGGTGCCGCCACCGCATCCTTCGATCGGGGGCTCCTCGCGCCAACGGCCGGGCGGTGACGCCATGTCGATCCGTCCCCCTGGGCCGGGTGACCTGAGGTCCCGGACCTTCCGGGCCCCGACGTTCCGGCGGCCGTCGGCCGCCTCGATACGCCTGCTGGTGGTGGCGCTCCTCACCGGTCTCCTGCTCGCGGGCGCTGTGCCGGCCGGATCCGCCGCCGGCAACGCGCGGGCAGCGCGGGAGCCGCGGGTGGTGCCGCCCGGATCGCCGAGCACGCCCGACGACCCGCGGGCACTGCGCCTGCTGCGCCGCGCGGTGGTGGCCGAACACACCGTCGCCTACCGCGGAACGCAGTTCGTGGCCGTCTGGTCCCGGTCCGCCGACAGTTCGGAGCTGGTCGACGTCGCCAACCTCCCCGGTCGCGGGACCACCTTCGCCCGGCGGGGCGGCGACGGACCCACCGCGTTCGTGGACAGGTCCGCGGACGCGCGTGCGGACGGGTCGGAGGCCTCCGGCGACCACGTGGAGAACCTCGACCTGCTCACCGGCGCCTACCAGGTGCGGCTCGCGGCGCCCGGCCACTCGGCGGGGCGTACGACCGAGGTGGTGGAGGCGGTCCGCGCCGACGGCGCCGTCGCGGCGCGGTTCTGGCTCGACCGGCGCACCGGCGTGCTGGTACGCCGGGAACTCTACGACCACGACGGGTCGCTGGTCCGGGCCAACGCGTTCGTCGACCTGGACCTCGGCTCGGCTACGGCTCCCGCCCGGCCCGGTGGGCAGCCCGCGCAGGTGACGTCGAGTCCGGCGGCCGACGACGGGCCGGTCGTGGCGGCGGCCGACTACCCCCGGCTGGCCGCCCAGGGCTGGAACTGCTGCGAGTCCCGGCTGGGCTCGGGCCCCGCCCTGCGTGACGTACGCCGCTCCGACGACGGCGCGAGACTCCACCTGTCCTACACCGACGGTCTGGTGAGCACGTCGGTGTTCGAGCAGCGAGGTGAGCTGGACGAGGCGGGTATGCGCGGTTTCACCAGGCGTACGACGGACGCCGGTGACGTGTACGTCAGGTACGGCCTGTCGTCGTACGCCGTCTGGGCCGCCAACGGCCTGGTTTACACGGCGGTGTGCGATACGCCGCAGGGGCTGGATGCGGTGCTTGCGGCATTTCCCCGCGACCGGGTGACCACCACAGGACCCGGCCTGACGCAACGACTGGACCGAGGCGCCGCCAGGATGGTGTCCTGGTTGAATCCCTTCGACTGACGAGGTGTGGGGCGCGCCGGGCGCTCCGCGGGGTTCGACGAGGGAGGGGTGAGGCCGGGATGACCGAGCGCAGCGAGGCGTACGAAGGCGGACGAGTCGCCCCGGGAGCCCAGCCCCAGGCGCCCCGGTCCGAGCAGTCGCAGTGGTCGGCGCCGAACGCCCAGCAGCCCTCCTCACAGCCCGAGCCTCACCCGCAGCCGCACGGTCCCTCGCAGCCTCCCTCTCAGCCTCACACGCAGGCCCGGCCGCAGCCGCGGTCCCAGGCTTCGCGTCCGGCCGACTCCACGGCCGCGCGACAGCCGGATCCGCCGGCGCAGGCCACCCCGGCGCCGTGGTTCGCGCCGCCGCACCAGCCGGGGCCCCGGGGCGTCCCGCCGCAGCGAACCACCCGGCTGCCCGGCTATCCCACCGAACGCCCGGACTTCGAGCCTCCGCCGCCGTGGGCACGCCCGGCCAACGGTAACGGCGCGCACCGGGCGGAGCCGGCGTTCGCGCCGTCTCCCAACGGTCCGGCGGGCCGCGACGGCGGTCCTGGCCGGCTGCCGCGGCGGAACGTCCTGATCGTGGTGGGTGTCGTCCTCGCCCTGCTCGCGGCGACGCTCGGCGCCACCGCCGGGGTGCTCGCCACGCTGCGCTGGGGTCCGGCGCTGATCACCAGCGAGCCCCAGGCCCCGGACGACAACCTCGGTTCGAAGGGGTCGGCGTTCCCCAAGCCGGAGAGCGTCGCCAACGTCGCCAGGGCCCTGCTCCCCAGCGTGGTGCAGATCTCGGTGACCGCGGCGCAGGGACGGGCCACCGGCTCCGGCTTCGTCCTCCGCGGCGACGGCTACATCCTGACCAACAACCACGTGGTGGCCCCGGCCTCCGGCGGCAACGGCATCAAGATCACGACGAACGACGGCCAGGAGGCGACCGCGAGCGTGGTGGGCCGCAGCCCGGCGTACGACCTCGCGGTGATCCGGGTCAAGGGTGTCCGCAACCTCAAGCCGGTGGCGCTCGGAAACTCCGGCACGGTGCGGGTGGGCGAGCCGGTGGTCGCGCTGGGCTCCCCGCTCGGCCTGGCCGGCACGGTCACCAGCGGGATCGTCAGTGCACGCAACCGTCCGGTCACCGCCGGCGGCGGGCAGAGCGAGATGTCGTTCATCAACGCGTTGCAGACCGACGCGGCCATCAACCCGGGCAACTCCGGCGGCCCGCTGGTCAACCTGCGGGCGGAGGTGATCGGCGTCAACTCCGCGATCGCGACGATCAGCCAGCGCAGCCCGTTCAGCGGTGACCAGGAGCAGGGCAGCATCGGGCTGGGCTTCTCCATTCCGATCGACCAGGCCCGCCGGACCGCCGACCAGATCATCAAGACCGGCCACGCGGTGTATCCCGTGGTCGGCGCGGTCGTGGACGTCAACCACCAGGGCCCCGGCGCCCGCCTCGGCGAGATCCAGCCGGGCAGCGCGGCGGCCCGGGCCGGCCTGCAGAAGGGCGACGTGGTGAAGGTCATCAGCGGCCACCGGGTGACCGGGGCCGACGACCTGATCGTCCAGATCCGCAGCCACGTGCCCGGTCAGCGGGTGGAGCTGGTCTACGACCGGGGCGCCGACCAGCACAAGGTGATCGTCACTCTCGGTCAGCAGACCGGCTGAGCGTACGCCACTCCGCTCGGTTCGATCACTCCCGACGCCGGCCACCGGACGGGGAGGCGGGTACGGCCGGGCCTAAACCGGTCTGCCGGGCCCCGCACGGAGATCAGCGAGGGAGGTTACTCTGGGCCCGTGTTCGACATCGGCGCTCCGGAGCTCATCGTCCTGGCGATCGCCGCGCTGTTCATCTTCGGGCCCGACCGGCTGCCCGACATAGCGCGGCAGGCCGCGCGCGGCGTCCGGCAGGTTCGGGGCATGGCCAACAACGCCCGCCGGGAGCTGTCCCGCGAGCTCGGGCCGGAGTTCGAGGACCTCGACATCGCCGACCTCAACCCGCGCAACTTCGTCCGCAAGCACGTCCTGTCCGGTCTGGACGAGGACGACCTGCGCATCGACCGCGACCTCGACCTGCGCGACGACCTGCGGGTGGACACCGAGTCCAGGAGCAGCCGGAACGGTTCGAGCAACGGCGCCGGCGACGACCACGACTGGGACAGCGGCTCGACGAACGGCTACGACGCCGACCATGACGCCGACCACGACACCGACCGTGACACCGACCACGACCCGGACTTCGGCAAGGACCCGGTGAACGGCTCCGTCCACGTCGACGACACCGACCACCTGAACTCCGCCGATGACCTGGGCACCGGATCCGAGGACCGGACCGACGCGGACCTGGCCGACGACGGGGAGCGGGACCGGACGGCCGAACGCCGCCCGGTCTTCGACCTCGAGGCGACCTGAGCACGGAGCGCGACCGTGCGGGGCCCGCCGGCGGCAGGCCCCGCGCAACCGCTCAGGGGATCGGGATCAGCGCGCGGTCGGGGTGAGCCCCAGCGACCTGCCCACCAGAGTCGGCCGGCGGTCGGCCAGCTGCTTCGCGAGCCCGGCGAGCACGTCCGACGCCGCCGCGCCCGGGTCGTCGAGCACGACCGGGCGGCCGGTGTCGCCGCCGGTACGCAGCCGCGGGTCCAGCGGGACCTCCGCCAGCAGTGGCACGTCGTACCCGAACCGTTCGCTCAGCGTCGACGCCACCCGTGCACCGCCACCGGTGCCGAACACGTCGAGCCGGTGGCTCGGCCCGCAGTGCGGGCAGGGCAGCCAGGACATGTTCTCCACCACGCCGACGACCTTCTGGTTCAGCATCGAGGCGATCGTCCCGGCGCGTTCGGCCACCTCGGCGGCGGCCTCCTGCGGCGTGGTCACCACCACGACGTCGGCGTTGGCTAGCTGCTGGCCCACGGAGATGGCCATGTCGCCGGTGCCCGGCGGCAGGTCGAGCAGCAGGACGTCGAGGTCGCCCCAGTAGACGTCGGACAGCATCTGGCCGAGGGCCCGGTCGAGCATCGGCCCGCGCCAGGCGACCACGTGCTGACGGCCGGGCTTGAGCATCCCGATGCTCATCACCTTCACGTCGTACGCCGGCACCGGCATGATCATCTCTTCGACCCGGGTGGGCCGCTGGTCGGCGATGCCCACCATGGCGGGGACGGAGTGGCCGTACACGTCGGCGTCCAGCAGTCCGACCTTCAGCCCCTGGGCGGCCATGGAGACCGCGAGGTTGACCGTCACCGACGACTTGCCGACGCCGCCCTTGCCGGAGGCGATGGCGTAGATGCGGGTGAGGGAGTCGGCGCGGGCGAAGGGGTTCTCCTTGGCCGGCGCGTTGCCACCGCCGCGCAGTCTGCCCTGCAGTTCCTGACGCTGCTCGGCGCTCATCACGTCGAGGGTGACCTCGACGTCGCGCACGCCGGGGACCGCGGACAGCGCCTTGGTGACGTCGCGGGTGAGCGTCTCGCGCATCGGGCAGCCCGCGACGGTCAGCAGGACGGTGACCTCCGCGGTGCCGTCCGGGCGTACCTGCACCGACCGGACCATGCCGAGCTCGGTGATCGGCCGGCGGATCTCGGGGTCGAGGACGCCGCCGAGGGCAGCGTGGAGTTCTTCCTGGTTGGGCGCCATACCTCGATGCTACGGGCTGCCGTCCCGGCCGCTTCGCCCCCGGGAGCGTGACGTACGCGACGTCTGCCCGCCGGCGGCCCCCTGCCGGGGTCCGGTGTCGGCGCGTACGTGATCACCGTCGGCGTCGTCTCGGAGGTCCTCCAGGTCGCTGAGCAGCGATCGCAGCTCGGAGCGGAGGAAGTCGCGGGTGGCCACCTCGCCGACCGCGAGCCGCAGCGAGGCGACCTCACGGGCGAGGAACTCGATGTCGGCGCGGGTGCGGACGTTCATGTCGCGGTCCTGGTCGTACTGCACCCGGTCGCGGGCCTCCTGGCGGTTCTGGGCCAGCAGGATGAGCGGTGCGGCGTACGACGCCTGGGTGGAGAAGAACAGGTTGAGCAGAATGAACGGGTACGGGTCCCACTGGAGGCCGAAGATCCCGATGAGGTTCAGGGCAATCCAGATGATCACGAAGACCGTCATGTACGCGAGGAACCGGGCGGTCCCCATGAACCTCGCGAAAGTCTCGGCGAACCGCCCGAAGATCTCCGGGTCGTAGTGGGGACGGAACGCCCGGGCGGGAGCCCTGGGGGTGTCCAGCCGCCGCCGGTCCCGCTTGGTGCCGCCGGACTCCCGGAAGCGGCGTTCGGCTTCGGTGCGGAGCTCCTCGTTGCGCTGGTCGGCCTCGCGCTGGCGGTCGGACTCCCGCTGGCGTTCGCTCTCCTTGCGGCGCTCGTCGTCGCGGCGGCGCTCGCTGGCCCGCCGGCGCTCGAGCGCCCGGCGGCGTTCCAGGGCCCGGCGGCGCTCGCTGTCGCGCGCGTGCTCGGGCTCGCGGGGCTCGCGGGGCTCCTCACCCGCCACGGCTCACCTCCGCGAACCGCTCGCGCCAGTCGTCGGGCAGCAGGTGGTCGAGTACGTCGTCGACGGTGACCGCGCCGAGGAGCCGGCCGGACTCGTCCACCACGGGCGCGGCCACCAGGTTGTAGGTCGCGAGGTAGCTGGTGACGTCCTCGAGTGAGGCCTCGGGCCGGATGGCCTCCAGGTCGGTGTCGAGCACACCGGAGATCAGGTCGGAGGGGCGTTCGCGCAGCAGCCGCTGGATGTGGGCGATGCCGAGCAGCCGGCCGGTCGGCGCCTCGAGCGGCGGGCGGCAGACGTAGACCATCGCCGCCAGGGCGGGTGTCAACTCCGGGTTGCGCACCTGGGCGAGGGCGTCGGCGATCGTCGCGTCCGGAGGGAGTACGACCGGGCTGCTGGTCATCAGGCCGCCCGCGGTGTGTTCCTCGTACGTCAGCAGGCGCCTGACATCCTCGGCCTCCTTCGGCTCCATCAGCCGCAGCAGGTGGTCGGCGGTCTCCTGGGGAAGCTCGGCCATCAGGTCGGCGGCGTCGTCGGGGGACATCTCCTCGATGACGTCGGCGGCGCGTTCGACGTCGAGTGCGCCGAGAATCTCCACCTGGTCGTCCTCGGGCAGCTCCTCCAGCACGTCGGCGAGGCGCTCGTCGGCCAGCGCCGAGGCCACCTCCAGCCGCCGCTTGGGAGTCAGGTCGTGCAGAACCGCCGCCAGGTCCGGTGGGCGCATGCTCTCCAGCGTCGCCAGCAGATGGGTGGCACCCTGGGCCTCCTCGACGATGCCCAGGCCGGTGACCGCGTCCCAGTCGACGACGGACGTCTGGCCGCGGCGCCCGAACCGCTTGCCCCGCTTGAGGATCGCGACCTTGGTCACCTGCCAGTCGCGGGCCCGGGACGCCTCGATGCCGAGGTCGATGACGGTCACGTCCTCGCCGGTCTCGCGCAGGGTCACCGTACGGTCGAGGAGCTCGCCGAGGGCCAGGGTCTCGGTCTGGCGCTGCTGGAACCTGCGCATGTTGACCAGGCCGGTGGTGACGATCTGCCCGGCGTCCATGCTGATCACCCGGGTCATCGGCACGAAGATCCGGCGCCGGCCGAGCACCTCGACCACCAGGCCGAGCACCCTCGGCGGCTGGTTGCGCGGACGGAGCATGACCACGACGTCGCGCGCCTTGCCCACCTGGTCACCGCGCGGGTCGAAAACCACCGCCGATGCCAGCTTCGCGACGAACACCCTGGTGGGGGAACCGCTCACCACAGGACCTACCCCTTTCGTCGCCAGGGTCAGGCTAACGTCCCAGGCGCCCTGAGGAGAGCGAGGAGGCGGGCGGGCCCGCTCAGGACAGGCGAGGGCGGTGGCGGGGGCGTTTGTGCACCACCCAGGGGAGCCGGCCGACGGTGGTCGCGGGACTGCCCGGCGGGCTCGCGGCGGCGCGGTCGCCCGGCATCGTCCCGGGCTCCTCCAGCACCTCACCGCTCGGTGCGAGCCGGACGATCACCGCGGTCCGCGCCCAGCGGGCGGGGAGTTCCCCGGAGTCGGTGGTGTTGAGCCGGTCGCCGCGCAACAGGCGTACCGCCTCGTCCCACTCCTGCGTGCCGGGCGTGAGGCGGTGTACGCCGGCGCGCCAGGTGACCAGCCGGGCGCCGGTGTCCTTGGAGCGGCACGTCACGGTGGCCTCGGTGGCCTCGCCCAGCCCGGGCAGCGCCTGCTCGGGCCGGGCCGCGGGGTGCACCGGGTGCTCGCCGGCTCGCTCGGACGGCTGAGACGGCTGAGACGGCTGGGACGGCTGAGACGGCTGGGACGGCTGAGACGGCTGGGACGGCTGGGACGGCTGGGACGGCTCGGCGGCTTCGGCCACGACGTACGCCGCGCCGTCGGACCAGACGTGCCAGGCCGGGCGGGGCCGGTCCAGGCCCGCGTAGGTCAACCACAGCAGCGACGAGCGACGGCAGGCCTCCTCGACCAGCGCGTCGCGTACCGCCCGGTCGGGGTCTGCGCGGTCGGCGTCCACGCGCTCGGCGTCTGCCTGCCCGGCGTGCCCGGCGCGCTCGGCGTCACTCATGGGGTGAGGTTCTCACACGCCGCACCGTTGCCCACACACCAAGCCACGCGGCGAGGGGCGGCGATGAGTTCTACCCGGCAGGCCGGTCCTACGAGGGTCGACTACGGCAGGGAGAGTGCTGACATGTGTCCGTTGTGTATTGCCACCGTGGGGCTGATGGTTTCCGGAGCGGCCGCGTTCGTA
This Actinopolymorpha cephalotaxi DNA region includes the following protein-coding sequences:
- a CDS encoding magnesium transporter MgtE N-terminal domain-containing protein; its protein translation is MSGSPTRVFVAKLASAVVFDPRGDQVGKARDVVVMLRPRNQPPRVLGLVVEVLGRRRIFVPMTRVISMDAGQIVTTGLVNMRRFQQRQTETLALGELLDRTVTLRETGEDVTVIDLGIEASRARDWQVTKVAILKRGKRFGRRGQTSVVDWDAVTGLGIVEEAQGATHLLATLESMRPPDLAAVLHDLTPKRRLEVASALADERLADVLEELPEDDQVEILGALDVERAADVIEEMSPDDAADLMAELPQETADHLLRLMEPKEAEDVRRLLTYEEHTAGGLMTSSPVVLPPDATIADALAQVRNPELTPALAAMVYVCRPPLEAPTGRLLGIAHIQRLLRERPSDLISGVLDTDLEAIRPEASLEDVTSYLATYNLVAAPVVDESGRLLGAVTVDDVLDHLLPDDWRERFAEVSRGG
- a CDS encoding sigma-E factor regulatory protein RseB domain-containing protein yields the protein MSIRPPGPGDLRSRTFRAPTFRRPSAASIRLLVVALLTGLLLAGAVPAGSAAGNARAAREPRVVPPGSPSTPDDPRALRLLRRAVVAEHTVAYRGTQFVAVWSRSADSSELVDVANLPGRGTTFARRGGDGPTAFVDRSADARADGSEASGDHVENLDLLTGAYQVRLAAPGHSAGRTTEVVEAVRADGAVAARFWLDRRTGVLVRRELYDHDGSLVRANAFVDLDLGSATAPARPGGQPAQVTSSPAADDGPVVAAADYPRLAAQGWNCCESRLGSGPALRDVRRSDDGARLHLSYTDGLVSTSVFEQRGELDEAGMRGFTRRTTDAGDVYVRYGLSSYAVWAANGLVYTAVCDTPQGLDAVLAAFPRDRVTTTGPGLTQRLDRGAARMVSWLNPFD
- a CDS encoding sec-independent translocase encodes the protein MFDIGAPELIVLAIAALFIFGPDRLPDIARQAARGVRQVRGMANNARRELSRELGPEFEDLDIADLNPRNFVRKHVLSGLDEDDLRIDRDLDLRDDLRVDTESRSSRNGSSNGAGDDHDWDSGSTNGYDADHDADHDTDRDTDHDPDFGKDPVNGSVHVDDTDHLNSADDLGTGSEDRTDADLADDGERDRTAERRPVFDLEAT
- a CDS encoding S1C family serine protease, which codes for MTERSEAYEGGRVAPGAQPQAPRSEQSQWSAPNAQQPSSQPEPHPQPHGPSQPPSQPHTQARPQPRSQASRPADSTAARQPDPPAQATPAPWFAPPHQPGPRGVPPQRTTRLPGYPTERPDFEPPPPWARPANGNGAHRAEPAFAPSPNGPAGRDGGPGRLPRRNVLIVVGVVLALLAATLGATAGVLATLRWGPALITSEPQAPDDNLGSKGSAFPKPESVANVARALLPSVVQISVTAAQGRATGSGFVLRGDGYILTNNHVVAPASGGNGIKITTNDGQEATASVVGRSPAYDLAVIRVKGVRNLKPVALGNSGTVRVGEPVVALGSPLGLAGTVTSGIVSARNRPVTAGGGQSEMSFINALQTDAAINPGNSGGPLVNLRAEVIGVNSAIATISQRSPFSGDQEQGSIGLGFSIPIDQARRTADQIIKTGHAVYPVVGAVVDVNHQGPGARLGEIQPGSAAARAGLQKGDVVKVISGHRVTGADDLIVQIRSHVPGQRVELVYDRGADQHKVIVTLGQQTG
- a CDS encoding anti-sigma factor family protein — encoded protein: MTHDRAVLSALVDGELDHEARDQVHAHLAHCAECRDAVDAERRVKSLLSGMPAPTASASLEAGLLALAEPAGVSGEESPRPLGSGASATRGDLARTPIQAGVRVPARAPRLGPSAAHRPPGQPGTRRPRRDSRPAGRSRRRLTVGVAGAAAMATMTFVVAFAAGGQPKEPAQVSVVPPVQRYAVDHAGSAAEVPLTDPGAATASFDRGLLAPTAGR
- a CDS encoding O-methyltransferase, coding for MKPDTWAYAEGFVAEDDVLTKARARAAEVGASPIGQGGGAALRFLTSVLRARTVVEIGTGCGVSGIWMLRGMRPDGTLTSVDVEAEHQRLARESFLDAGIASQRTRLITGRALDVLPRLTDGAYDLVFCDGDKNEYAEYYEEALRLLRPGGVVAIDNTLWHDRVADPAQRDPVTVTIRELGRRILDDDRVVPVLLAAGDGLLCATKL
- the sigE gene encoding RNA polymerase sigma factor SigE produces the protein MADNLAGTVPAETWTPPSWDEIVRTHSSRVYRLAYRLTGNRHDAEDLTQEVFVRVFRSLSTYTPGTFQGWLHRITTNLFLDLARRRQRIRFDALPDDAPERLPGSEPSPAQAYDDRHLDADIQAALEALPPEFRAAVVLCDIEGLSYEEIAATLGVKLGTVRSRIHRGRSQLREALAHRMPQRRPEPAAAAATVAAATATSAPVSEVSDLTDVTDVTPTAGSAGTADTAERTVAAERTSW
- a CDS encoding Mrp/NBP35 family ATP-binding protein, with translation MAPNQEELHAALGGVLDPEIRRPITELGMVRSVQVRPDGTAEVTVLLTVAGCPMRETLTRDVTKALSAVPGVRDVEVTLDVMSAEQRQELQGRLRGGGNAPAKENPFARADSLTRIYAIASGKGGVGKSSVTVNLAVSMAAQGLKVGLLDADVYGHSVPAMVGIADQRPTRVEEMIMPVPAYDVKVMSIGMLKPGRQHVVAWRGPMLDRALGQMLSDVYWGDLDVLLLDLPPGTGDMAISVGQQLANADVVVVTTPQEAAAEVAERAGTIASMLNQKVVGVVENMSWLPCPHCGPSHRLDVFGTGGGARVASTLSERFGYDVPLLAEVPLDPRLRTGGDTGRPVVLDDPGAAASDVLAGLAKQLADRRPTLVGRSLGLTPTAR